The bacterium genome segment TATTTAACTCGCCGAAAATAGAGAAGTTATCAGCAACCCATAGGTCCGGAGCTACCCAGAACCATATCTCGCCGTTGGTTTCATCTGTAAGTGGTCTATAATAAAAGAGATCGGCATGGAGGTTGAACTTGCCAAGAGGAAATAAGGTTGCCATAATGCCTGGGGTGAGCGCAAAGCTTCCGTCCTCTGATAATGGAATGGACGCTTCTAACACTCCAGAAAGTAAGAAGTTATCTTTAGCGATGAACATGTATCGGGGTTCAACAACCAGTTCGCCTAATGAAAACCGGCCTGCGGAAAAGGCGCCATTCGCAAAGACGGTAACGTCAAATCGGGGTAAAACTCCGTAGCCGAAATACATATAAGGATCTAAAATTACGTCGCTTGTAGTATCTCCGATAGGCACAGTGGCGTACATGTAAGGGCCAAGCCACCCTGAACCCTGGTCAACGGTATATGCGGCAATAGTGTTGAAAGGATCTGCAGATGCTAAAGCGAAAATAAACAGGACAAGCAACAAGGTTCGTTTCACAAGTTTCCTCCTTAAAACTACTTAAGTTTATAGTGAAGGGACCGCTCATGCACTGAAGCAAGAGCGATTAGCATGTAGGAAGCGGTCCATCCGAGGTCAAGCGGATTCCTGAGTCCAATTTCAGGTTGAAGCGTGTAAATTGCATCACATATGCTCATAATGAACATTGCAATCACGAAAAGTATATATGTAGTGGTTACTCTTCCGCCCCAGAACTGAACAATAATGATTAATCCCAAACAGAGTATCGCAACATCAGAAAGTACGTAGAAAGAATCTATTATGTTCGCAAGGATTGGCGAGGAAGAATCCAGAAACGCCGGAACAATAATCCTGCCGATGGCTTCGGCGGCAAGCAGTGCAGCAATTATTCCAATCAGCAGGGTTTCTGAAGGAGTAAGCTTAACATCAGCTACTTTTATGAAACGCAGCATTGCCAGTATAACCAGAGGGTAAAAAATAATGTAGGCGGCATCGGCAATGCCGGGATGAGGAGCCTCTACTTGCCAGAAGAGGTCGTATACATTCCATACGGTATCGCCAATGAAGTAAAAGACAAGGGCCAGAAGGATAAAGAGCCATGCCCTGTGACCCTTCCATTGCTTGTCGATACCTGTATAGGATATAAATAAAAAGATGACGGGCACAAGAAGCGTTATTTGATAGACAATCGTTCCGACATTGTAAGGTATTGTTTTGTAAGGATTTGCTAATGACGGTACAAAATAAAAGATTGATGTAATAATAAAGAGGACGACGAAGGTTATCGAACTCCAAACCAATGATCGCGACATAATCCCTCCTGTGTTGAGGAGTATTTTTTTTGCGTAGCCTGGTGAGGCTGGAATGTTTAAAGCCCCAATTTTTCAGGGCTTATCGAATCGAGTATTTCCGTTGCAGGTTTAACGTCTTTCTTTTCCTTAAGATAGTTTTCGTAAATCCGGCGGTAACGTGATGAGACTACTTTTGGCCCCCACATATCTTTTAACGCCGTATGTACTTGTCTTAATAGGTTTGAAAATTCACTGATAATTTGCTCCTTCTTGAGTAACGTCGAGGTAGGTAGGAATTCATTGTCAACAATAACAACTGGCGATTCGGCGATTGTTCCGGCAATCCTTTTGAAAAGGTCCATGGTTTCCTGCGGCGGGAGCCCGTTTCTTCCATATGCATCACGCGTAAAATTGAGGAATGACACAAGAATTTTTTTTACAAATTCTGTTTCGGAAGGTTTGGTAATAATTTCAAGCAAAGGCAGTTCTATTTTTTCAAATTCTTCGTTCTTAATTTGTGTGACCGAAAGAGTTCCGCCAATATCGTGATAGAGACTGTAGAAATCCTTGAATTCGCTGTCTATTTTGGGTTGCCTGTTCGTGTAAGAGCCTACAAGAACTCCATCGTTAAAGAGTATGTGTCCTTCAAGGTCATTGTTTTCAAGAACGATGTGACTGATAACGCCTGAAACAAGACAACTTTCCATAAGCTTAACAAGGTGAATTACCTGTGAGCTCATATGAGATAGATGCGGTTTGGCAATGAGCGGTATCAAAAGAGGTTTGCATATCTCAGGTTTTAAGCTGAAAAGAGAAAGAATCAGGTTTCCTGTGGCTGAGTCTACCATCATTGCCTCAATTGCTTCTTTTCCTACCAGTTGTTCGTTGCCGTGCGTGAGAATTGCGTTCCGGACGCTGCCATTTGTTATGAAAATCTCCGTCAATTGACTTCTTGTTTCGCCTGTAAGAACACCGTTGAACCCTTTATCCTCCATCCAGCTCATTAATTCATCGATTTTCAGTAACTGAGATGGTACTTTTTCGTGTACTGCTTCACCCTTTGGATAGTGCACTAAAACTCCTCATTAAAATTGGATGAATCGTTGTATTTTTCATTATACAGATTAAATCATCTCCTGCATGACTGGTTAATTATAAAATCGGGAATGTGATTGTCAAGAACATTTTTCCTGAATCGTTTCAGGTGTTTTTAATGACCTAATTATAATTCATCTCTTATCCGTTTATGGAGAGTTCGTTCATAGACAAGAGCAAGGGCAATCAAAAGATACGCAAGATTCCACAAAATATCGAGAGGGTTTCTGTATCCCCAATTTTCTGAAAAAAGCGAGTAAAGAGCATCTACTACAATCAATACAAAGATACCTGAGAGGAAAAGCAAGAAGGACACTGAAATTTGGCCGCCCCAGACCTGCAAAAGAATCAAGAGCCCGATAGTAAAAATAATCATATCCGCAAGAGGGTAATACAAATCAAGTAATTTTATCGTTAACGGGATTTGAGGTTCTGCAAGATGAGGTATAATAACCTTCCACAAAAGAAACCCCAAAAGCAAACCTCCTGCAGCGGATACGCAAATTATCTGAACTGGCGAACGCTTAGTTCTTGTCAATCTTAAGAAAATCATCATTGCCGAGATCATCAGAGGAGGAAAGAAGAAGTAAAACACATCCGAAAGACCGGGATAGGGAGGTTCAACTTTCATTGAACCATAAACGTTCCAGATAGTATCTCCTACGGCATAGAAAGATAAGGCAAGGAAAACCAGAAGCCATCCGCTTCTTCCTGACCAATCTTTTTCAAGACCAAGGTAACCAAAAAGAGCTAGAAAAATCGGTGTGATAAAGGTTAATTGATCTACTGCAACCCCTAAATAAAACACAAGCGGGGTTGTATTTATTTGTTGAAGTAAGTAGAATAAAACATCAACAATTAGTAAGCCACAGCCTATGAAAACGCACGTCCAAAAAGAACGCATACGAAGCCTCCTCGACGACTATTACATGAATAGCCTGTCCGGTGATATCATCTTCAACACTTCTTGCGCCTCCTGATTTTCAGCAAGATTCGATTTCAGCAGCTCGAATAATCTGGAGTACCTGTATGAGATGACTTTTGGTCCCCAGACCGTAGCAAGCGCTTTATGTGTTTCCTTATACACGACTGTAAAACTATCAATGATTATCTCTGGTTCTTTAGTTTCGTTATTCGCGGTAAAAACGTTATCCTTAATGATAATCGGAGATGGGTTAGTGGATGTTTTTGTTATCCTGTTGAATAAGCTTTTAGTATGAATAGCTGGAACACCATTGTTTTGATAAAAATTAAGCGTCTCATTAAGAATATAAATCATTACATTGAGTAGGGGTTTATGTTCGGATTTCTTTTTAGCAGACATATCTATTTCCTTGATTTGTATGATTTTACGTACAGAAGAACGATTGTCAAGATGATAGGGGAATAAAAAAAGATAGTTAATAGGATAAAAAAACAATAAACGGTTTTTTATTGATTCGCAACTTTTTTATAATCTTATGGATTAGTTAAGAGGTTGTGGGGAGGGGCTTTAGAGAAAGCGTCCGCAGGGAGCGACAAGCCGTAATTGTCGAGTATTTCAGCATATTTAATTCTGATCATATTTAATTTATCGGCTGGAATTAATTGTTCAAGACTATTCCACATATGGATGACGGCGTTATTAGGGCCAACCTTGATATCTATTACGGAATTATTTGAAATCTGGAAAACGGTAGTAAACTCCTCGGGATTAGACAGTTTATTGAGAAGTTTTGAGTGGAGTTCAGATTCCTCTTGCAGAAGATAATCGAGAAGTCTGTTTAAGGCGACGATTACAATATCTTTCATGGGTTTTCGTTCTTTGATGATTTCCAGTCCTACTTCCAGCATGGATATTCTAGCAAGAAAATCCTCTACGAATCTGCCGGCGATTACGTCGCCGTGTTGAGGAGCAATAACATCAGGAGTGGGGGTGAGAGAGGTTATTCTATCGACAGTCTGTTGCAGAGCTTTTTTTGAAGGCATGTAGATTTCATGAAAAAAAGCGATGCCGTTGAATGAAGTATCGTCGGCATGGATACCTTCGCCTTTGCGAGAATTAACGCCTGCAAGAAAATCACCGGAAAAAAGAACCTTGCTTTCATAATCGTACATCATCATAGCGCCTCTGAAATGGCAGAAATATGCAGGTAAGAATTGTATTTTGTGGCCTGTTTTATTAATAATAAGATACTCGGAGCTGGAGGATTCAATAGCGTAAAGGTTACGTTCGGGTATTCCCAGCATCTTAATGAGACGCAGCGTGTCAGTTGAAGCTGCAATAACCGCATGAGGAGCATTTGCCAGAACAACATTGATATTGGAAGCAACGTCCGGGTCCTGATGGCTTAGAAAAACTATATCTACATTTTGGATTCCGCCTATGAGCTTTTCGAGTGCAGAAGCAAGAAGTTCGGTATCCAGTTTCGTTCCCGGGTCAAAAAGCATGTTGACCTTGTTGTTTTGACCGATAAACCTCTTAACGTATATATTGCGATGCAGGTCTTTTTCCGGCGTACGGATTAAGTAGAACTCCCGTCCTATCTCGTAATAATATGGATTTTCCTCAGACATAACATCTCCTTGTATTTAACGGATAATACCTTGCTAGTTTTCCGTAAGTATATGTTCGTCGTATTGAATCTCGAAATAAAGCTTGTGTTTGGCTTCTTCCTGAGCCAAGCCTAACAGCAGTTCTTCAAGCTCGGGATTGTCTGTAATTGCTGCAAGATCGGTATATAGCTTAAACGAAGCCTTTTCCCTTTGCATGGCTACTATAAGAGCCTTCTGGAAATCGAATTCGGCGTTTAGCTCAATGTCAACCTTGGCAAGGTAGTCGGCTATCCTAAGATTTTGAATTTTTTGACTGACTGATAGCATAATCTTGCCTTCCTTGACTGCTTCGAGTTTTGCTTTATGCTTCAGCTCTTCTTTGGAAAAACTCAAAAACAACTCTTTGATGGATGAGTTGTCTGTTCGTTCGGCGAGGCTTCCATAGAACTTGCTGGCTTCCTCTTCCTTGCCTATTGCGAAATCGAGAAGCTCATTCACTGAACCGAAGGTATCATTCATCAATTCCTCCTGGATTAGATAAAAGTTTCAAGCTTATTCCTTCCGCCATAGCAGGCGTAAGATTAGAGATTATAAGATATTAATCCGCTCGGTCAAGCTGCCAGGCTTCTTGCGCTAGGAGACGTTTGCCAGGTGTTAAGGATGGCATTAAGAAACACTGGGATTTCCAGCTAAAAAGAGAGGCCGCTTATGAAGCTTGCTTATAAGGGACTGGAGGGCATGAACCCCTGCAAGCAAGGGATGAGTTATAGAGCGTTATTAGAGACGCGCAGCGTCTTCGGGGCATCCGGCAAGCTGCAGCGCGAAGTTTTCCCTCTATTGCATAAGAGATGAAGGAAAACCTCTACC includes the following:
- a CDS encoding MBL fold metallo-hydrolase; amino-acid sequence: MSEENPYYYEIGREFYLIRTPEKDLHRNIYVKRFIGQNNKVNMLFDPGTKLDTELLASALEKLIGGIQNVDIVFLSHQDPDVASNINVVLANAPHAVIAASTDTLRLIKMLGIPERNLYAIESSSSEYLIINKTGHKIQFLPAYFCHFRGAMMMYDYESKVLFSGDFLAGVNSRKGEGIHADDTSFNGIAFFHEIYMPSKKALQQTVDRITSLTPTPDVIAPQHGDVIAGRFVEDFLARISMLEVGLEIIKERKPMKDIVIVALNRLLDYLLQEESELHSKLLNKLSNPEEFTTVFQISNNSVIDIKVGPNNAVIHMWNSLEQLIPADKLNMIRIKYAEILDNYGLSLPADAFSKAPPHNLLTNP
- a CDS encoding ferritin family protein; protein product: MNDTFGSVNELLDFAIGKEEEASKFYGSLAERTDNSSIKELFLSFSKEELKHKAKLEAVKEGKIMLSVSQKIQNLRIADYLAKVDIELNAEFDFQKALIVAMQREKASFKLYTDLAAITDNPELEELLLGLAQEEAKHKLYFEIQYDEHILTEN